ATTAAGTGAacttttcgataaaaaatcgTGTTAAcgcacttaaaaaataaagatgagTCGAAATACGCCCGAATAAAACAACAGGACATAAGTAAAAGTGCTTTATGATCTCTTTGCGTCCTTCGATTGGTTTTTTACGCttcaaaatgttaaataaattttgcgttATTgccttttataaaatattattttttctttacatcaTTTGGATTTGTTTTAAGAAGCGAATTATTTCTTCGATATTTCCTAGAATAAATCTAATCTCACTCCATGTCCTTTACGAAGTCTACAATAAAATTGATCTTATTTGTTTTCTCGTTTCCACACGCTTCTGTAAATTTAAgatctttttttcaagatcGCAGCAGATGCCTTTAATCGCAAAAATTTGCTGCAAACGGATGTCTTTTAAGAGCATTAACGTACATGGTCCTTATGTAAATTACATAGAATTTTCTATAAGAGATATATCTGGCGCATGTAGCGATGTTCcttatcgaaaaataaaataacttttcctAGGGATATTAGAACGTAAATAATATTCGTGCTATATGactaattaaaaagaaatgtattttgcaaattacaCGTTAGAGATGTAATCAGATGATAATACCCAATTCCTCGACTAATTATGAGTGGATTTTAACAGAAGCTCAAATCTTGGGATGTAGTTACGAAGGCATTTAACGTTGGAGCTTCACAAATGAGAGTGATCGATGGAATGTCGGCAATGAGAACgttattttcacttttcaacAAGGAAGATCGGCTCGTTTATCAGACGCGACCGCTAACGCAAATTCTGTACATTATTTCTTCTGATGATCAGGAACGAACCTGACTGACTGGGCGTTTGTGCTGCGAGCGGGTGGTTCAAGTGCGTAAGTCCTGACTGTGGTATGTGAGCGTCTATATGGAGTGGTAGAGTTGGCAGCGGGCCGTTCGGCACGTTATGGGGTATAGCTGGCTGGCCGGGATAGGGTTGAAAGGGCCCGGGATTGGGATCGTGCTGACCGATGTGCGCTAATAGCTCCTCGATTTGCTGCGGGGTATTCGGAATGTCGGGCGTGTGAATGTGATAAGTGGTCTGCCCGTTCTCATCTTTCTGCGCGAAGACATGGGGCTTCGTCGTCTTCTTCGGCGCGATGGgcgccgccgcggccgtcCCGAAATAAGGGGGCTGTTGACCTCGATTGCCGGACGGCTGTTTCTGACTAGAGATCTGTTGGTGAAGATCGTACAGAGCCGGGTGACCTTGGGGAGGGGTATGATTGAGCTGAATTAGGCCGGGGTGCTGCGAGTTTATCAGGTGGTACAACTGTTCCGGCAGAGTCTCGTGATCGGGATTTCTTTGACCTTGTTTCGGCCGATCCGGCAATACCGAGGACGGTTTTGATTTTTCTGCGTCGACAAAGGGATTACTTGGTGTGGTCTTCTTCTTAGGGACAATTACGTTCGGGTCGATCGTATCGGATTTGAGCGGGATCGAACCCTGATGAGGAAGTCCAACCGCTGagtattgattattataattgaccGGAGAGGTATTTTCTCCGTTACTATGAGCAAAAGAGAATCCTGGATCTGATGTATCCGGTTGAGGGTGTAACGGAATGAACTGAGCCTGATCGTTTGGACGATCTTTTTGCAAAGAAGTCCATTTGTTCGGGTTCAATGAACCTGGCGCAGGTTGATTTTCATTAATAGGATATGTAGGCATCGAAGCGGCCTTATCGGAGAATCTATCAGGTGCTAACGGACCAGGGAAATACTGATCAATCATATCCTTGTGAGGTTTCAGCGATTCTACGGGTTTCTTCGAGTCGgattttgactttgatttttcCTTCGGGATCGATATCGGCTTTTCGGAGTGAACGGGCAAATGAAAGATGTCCTCGACATTGAGATGAGTGGATAGGAAGTCGGGACTGTAAGGTCCGTTGTAGGGCACCGTAGGATGTCCTGGATCCATAGGATAGTGAGGAGGTCCGTGAGCAGTAGTGTCCGTATGGGTCTGATCGGTTTTCGGGTCTTCCGAGGAGGGAGAAGTACTGTGCTCCGGTTCCTGGCTGGGCTTGAACATTTCCGACTTGTTATTCGGTCTTTTGATATTGTCAATCGTTTGCCGATCAAACGTGTTTGTGGCTAAGGGGCCGGGATACGCGGTCGTCACGTTCACCCCTGCAATAAGTAAAGTCCATTGTCACAGAGATTGTCAGTGATCGGTCACGAGTTGTCCGGGGTCCATGCATATTTACAGCGGGATCCAACTCAAACTTTCCAAGCGCAGTCACGGCTATGTGAAGCATGCATTTACAGCTTTGCTTTCATTCGGTTATTACATTGTCAATGCGAGGTATGTAcaaggagaaaaaaaggggGTAAAGTCGACAAATGTAAATCTCGGGGTGGAATATACCGGGAGAATGTAACCTGAAGCCGTTAACTTATCgcaatacaataaaaaagtgcAATCCTAATTAAACATTACGCAATAATGcacttaattatattagagCCCATTTGACACAATTTGTGCTAAAAATCTTTCTATTTACATAAGATTACATTGAATTTTTGGGCGTAACCAGATATATGAGGTATATTTtgtatcttattatttaacgCTTAATATGCCTGTGACTTTACAATATGTGGCAAGAGTGTAGTTTAATTATAAGGACACCTCGAAAGTgtcacaaattttgattttaatgaaactttatatatgtacatgtaggtgaagtaaataaataattttttttaaattatcggtTGGGAcaaaaaatcggttttaaGGGATAAAATCACCTCTATTTAATAACAtctcaataatattaaaaaaataataattttcaaaaattcaccCTTCTCTGCACCCCTTTATGAAAGAATATCtctattgtattataatattataaaatgattttttctgaatatatatttgtaattcttCATAAGAGATTgcagtaattataatttttatttttaacttttgaaagcataatataattaaaaaattaaatcttgcttattaaattttaatttgtatcaaGAGTGAAAGCTAGTGCgtgtttattaaacataagtATTAATAGTAcagaaaaacaataaaatgatttctatttacttcattttatatatttttattatttcaaaaactgAATGAATAATATCAGTTTTGGCCTTGTTGTGCGTATGTTAACATAATCAAGAGAGAATGGTgatattgtaattttcttCTCCTAACAATATGACTTgatgttaaaatttcattaaccTAAATATATGCTTTTGCGATACAATCAACATTTTAGCTACTGAATAATTGCGTTAATCCTTTATAGAGCGAAACCGAAATAGGGACGGGAAATGATTATCCTGTGAatctcatatatgtatataagttaATAGACTATGGTAGAGAAAGCGATTTCTGAAGgtttcttaaaatatacaattaaaatatgtaattaatggaTCAAATCTAGAATGCATGTACATTTACACATCATGGCTATGCACAACAATgccttaataaatattatcatttctATTTGTTTGACGTATCCAATAAATTTGTGTAGATTTATCTGAATTATTACAAGCTGTATTTTGTTCGACATACAATTATcaatgtttttctttaaatagacgttatctttatattcaaaattacttttcctAAAAGCTAcgatcaattaaaaaatttattatatacattttttaaattaattttttgttataaaaaattacttcgCCAATTGTATCACGATTTGCTGAACGttctataataattagaaataatttagtaGAAGGAATGAATAAAAAGTATCTCGTCTCTATTACgattatataatcattttgaaaataacaatCCAATAATCGTGTTCCGAAAGTAACCTAACAGCTAGAAATATTTGTTGGCTTCGCCACTTAGGAAAGGTAGTTGATGACGACTTACGATTCGCTGCTAATTAcacgttaaatataataatcagtaACAGTAGTGGTTTTCAATCATAGTTAGTACTTTATCCGGAGTatgttttcatttattaaaggTATCCCTGTAGACATCTCTTAATATCCTTCGATGAGaaatgtgatataaataatgatttttacaaTGGATTTGTTGATTGGAGCAGTAGTTcttaactttttctttctttgagtaatattctttaatttcaatgtacaaaaatgtatttttgcatCTTAATTAAAAGCTTATCTccgcatatttttaaatattttcattatcatagaaaaagtataaatttctcaaaagaacaaacataataaatctaataataaatcttatctaaatctaaataatagAGATTACTTTCTTCAAAACGTATGTACGTCAGTAACAttcaagaaagaaaatttaatttagattcatgacaaattaaaaatgttacacaATATCTCCCATCCCAAATACCGCGTGCATTCTTAGGAGTTAAGAACTATACTCGGCTGATTAGGATATCGGGgaacatgtattttatttttatccaaacTGTTATTTACCTGGCAGTTGTGACGAAGGATAGCCGCAGGTCCATTGCGTGCAGCACGGGTTAGCAGGTACATGCGTCAACGTTGCTTCATGAGGAGGACATGGTAAATTGGCAGGCGGCAGGGCTGGTACAAATTTGCAAGCAGCGTGACAGGACACATTGCCCATCTCGCAATAACAACGCCTCTCGCAGCCGGTGACGTTTGACGGTAACTCGCTCCAGTTGTCGTACGTAACTCCTTCATAATTACAGGAGCCATTGTTCCTACAGCGCACCTCCtagaaatcaataattattgtcAGAATATGAGAATGTAGAAATTTGTTGAGAAAGATTTTGAGCTTTCTTcagaattttcattaaagaaaTAGCCATTATTATCcgaaatagatattatttattcgatatctaataaaaaagttatttaaatataaatatcttaaaaacaaaaatctgAGATTCTACATTTGGAGTTTCTTTTGCCTTAAatgtttaacaatttatatttgtggataaataatattcctcatcacattacaatttttactcgaaacattttaaaaatatatttttcggagatattgatatatatcatatgtgctttattatgtatttttttagtttgacttgatacatattttataatgtgaatatttttgaattattgatGTAGGGGAAAGTAGGATAATACGCGGTAGAATATTcgttaatttttgtgagaagtAGGCGAACCCGAGAATAAAACTGGATCACATTACTTAACCagttaattatctttaaatgaCGTATTATATACTTCTAATGAATTTATTTCAGGTATTTGAATTggaatagaattaattaatttgtgatCTGTATGTAgttacaagaaataaattcgagaagtagaataatatttttatcaaacggaataaaatttataatttttaaaattgaaattataaatcaaaaagTATTCTGTAAatcctataattataataaacagtaCATTGGAATGTTTTCCACGAAAATAAGCAGAGTCCAGTTTCTGATTTGCTTATCCAGTTTTTGCATATGCTCATTATAATAAGTggtatatcaataaaattctattttaggAAAGAATCTACGAAAGCTGTACCTGGGGACAGCATTGTGGTGCTTTTGGGACAAAATTCGCTGGAACCGTTTCCCAATCTAGACAGTGAGGATCCAACAAGTCCAATCCAAAGTCCGTAGGACACTCTATCGTAGCGCATTCACTTTTTCCACCCTCTGTGCAAGTGCAGAAGGAGATACACTCGTCGTACCATTCCGCGCCAATTTTGTACGATTTTCCCCTGTAATTGCAGGTATTCTTGTCGGATGTTTTCTCCGAAATATTGGTCTTCACCACTTCGGCTGGTAGGGACACCTGTATGGCTAGCCCGGTACGGCTTCCTTCCGCCACGCGAACGTAATACGTATGCGCGGGCTCCAAACTCGAAACTATACCATCTGcgaatatatagaaatatgtaactttgtcctaattttttattttttatccttcGTCATTAAATCTTTCAGAGCTGTAGCGATAGTATTCTATAATTCGAGATATCagcaaagaaaaattgtcTGACATAGTAGAAATTTGTACTACTTGTAACGAAGAGAAATATCGTTGCTTCAACTCATGAagcatattataatttcaactGTTCTGCACCATTTCTAATTTATGAAACGAGAAGGACCTGAATAGTTAATGATCAAAGCGGTCGTGAAGCATGAGTTTCTGAATTCGATTCGCGAACCACTCGCATTCGATACTTCTCTCGCTCATCAGCTACAATAATGATTTCTTTACTTTCATcgataagttttatttaccTTTATCGGGATTCTGTTGTCTCCATACGTGATTGTCCTGCGAGATCTCTATGGTAACGTCTTGAGGATTCTTCGcggataattttaatttgatcgcCGTCGAATTCAACACCTTCACGTCCATTAATTGTACACTCAGGTCGGTGGAATTCTCCAGTCTGAACTCGTGATCGGCCAAAGTAACGTCGCAAAGTGTAACTGTGCAGCAGTGATCACTAAGGATCAATATAATTAGCTATTATCTtgcttataaattatttaattttacgatttaatCCGCGATTGCTAATTTCATCGATTAAAGAAGATTTATACCTAGGGTCGGTTAGCGCGACGCAGCGATCATGCTGCTTGGCTATGGTGTCATTCGGTGGACACTTGGGCCTGGGCTGACACTTCAAATGGCCGCCAGCCTCGCAAATGCATATCCTGGAGCAACCGTCTTCAACACGTTCTCCTCTAGCCACTGTAATGTTGCCGAACACACACGTCTCGTCCGGTTCAGTATctgtatgaaatatattaatatataaatctttttatattaattgaatagcttctttttaatagaaaaataagcTATCCTACAGATATCTAACAAATAAGttgaattaaaagataaactaTAAATAGCTTGTGATGTTGTTGATAATTAATCATACATGTGGAATAATCTCAAATAGTAAGGTATAATTTCCGTTCTATTTATGGCAGCAGATAATACACGCAAATTCAAACGTTAATGAGCGCCGACAAATGAATTAATGAAATCTCTggagcaataaaaaaaactagagTCAAGGAGTTTAATGAAAGAATGTGGTCTGATAAGTCTATCGAACCATTTGTGCGTATTACTTTATGTTTGAAGTGGAAAACACGGACAAATTATAGGCTTGTAAATTACGAATTTCCGCACTTGTGTCTGCATGAAGATCATCAAATTCTGAGAATAGACAAAGAGACACACCTGAATCTGGACAGAGAATAACGGCGCAACATGGTTCCTCAACAACCAGTTTTTCTTGGCACAAAGGATCCTTATAGTCTCTGCCCGCTCTAACGTAAGGGTAGATACATAAAGGCTGACACTCCATAATTCCACTTTCGGAGCACACGCACTTCTCCTCGCAGTCTCGGACAACTTTCTCACCCGCTGAATAAGTGCGATTTCCGTGGTTACACACTGACGCTTTCGGAAGTAATGTCGAGGAAATGTTTATGGCAGTTTCGTTATGCGGCGCGATGTACTCTCCGCCTGGAAAACAATCGAGGGGATCGTTTAGGCTCTCCATGAGGACGCATTCCGATTTTGGAAATATGATTTCCAAAACTTGTTTTTCATTAacgtaagtaaaattaaaatacaaattaaatacataaaatcaaACGTAATATCTCTCGATTTGatcctaattttttttagataataaaaataagacatgAGGTTTCTAAGTTTGCGCAATAGATTCTTTAGTCGTTTTACTGGCCATTTTGAGagcatttttacttattacaataatacttaattttttagtttcatGTACAGTATAAAACCCTCAAAATGTGCTTGCTCCAAAAGTACTCCCGTAGAGATCTTAATGTAATATTGCTAACAAAATcggatttttttgtaattttgtattttacttaagaaattaatttaaaattaactaattttagttaattcggaaatacattttacatacaataatttgataattctCTCCAATGTAATTCTTCCCAACGTCAAccgtaacaaaaaaattaatgtccGTCGTGTCCATGTCTCGTGTCATGTTCATGTCTCCACAATACTCACCTTCGACTTCTTTGTCGTCCTCGTCCATGCTGATGTCGCTGAGATCCGTGATATTAGCGTGCAACGAGTTCATTGGCTCCGAGGCGGTGACGTTTAAGGCTCTGCCTCTCGATGACGTTGTTTCTTCCGTCATTTGAGCCCCCACTGCGCCGCTCGTCGTACCCTGGGCAGCAAGGCTGCTCGGCGGCGTCGTCCTCGTCACAGCGACGATCGGTACTCCGTGAAGAAGAAACGGAATCGTCACGCCCGTAGCGTCCATAGATTTCACCGTCGCTGATGATTGATCGACCTTCATCGCGGTCGTCGTGGGTGAAATCGATGACGTCATCGGAGCGTCGGAATCTGCAACCCTCCTCGCGTCATCATCCTTGACGACGGGTTTTTGGTATTTCTGATCGCCTTTGGCCTTAAAGTCTATTACGGTCTTCTTCTTAGCTTCAGTCGTGGTCTTTACGTCAGCTTCTTTTGTCGGATACACAGTTCTCGTTTCTGTTGTATCGTTCCGCCATTCTGTGCGAAGGGGCTGCACTCCTAGAGTATCCTCGCCATTGGTACCTGAGCAAAAGGAATAGACGCTTAAGAGATTCAATTATctagtaaaattattagacaCTTTGCttcttaaaaattgataaactTTCACGCTAGATCTCATCTCAGATtggtcaaatatttttatacgtaactCTGgtaaaaatgcatattttttaattaaacttttgtcagaataaaaataaaatatgattacaaAATCGAGCATTCAAATATGCATGCTGCATCACAAAATACAAACATTTGAATAAGAAGTTTCTAAGAGTGTTAGCGACTTGAAATTTCTGCCGGCTCTCACAATTCACGCGTGATGTAGTCGTATAGGATTAAAAGAGATTCAAATCGAACAATGACAAATCCGAAACAAACCTAAATCACTTAAAGACACTTTTCAACAAAAGTTAAGATATTGAGAtcattaaacaatattttagatatttgtattgtttaaaaaaattatgtattacacATGCATGTCACCTTGgattatgcatattatatgCTGCAATTTCCTCAAGGTGGTTACTATCTCTCGAAGCTATATGAGTGactaatataatctttatttacttattaatgaGAATGTCTTGTTTCTAAGCTAGATTGACACTCATGAATGCCTTGTATTTCTAAGCTActattattaatcttatttcCAATTTTGAGGAAAATCGGAAGGAAGATCGCGTACAATCGCCTGATTGATTGTATACCTCTCTTATATGTACCACCTGCATTTACTACTTACACatttatcacatttatatgtatataacactTATTTTATACGGTTTAACTTATGttatagcaaataattttaataactacGTTTGGGGCGTTAAACCATAGGTGTGTAATTTATCTAGCGCCGTGTTGCAAAAGGAACGAGGATTTAATGACGGGGCGCAgcagtatatatatgtacgtatacaaTAAATGCACTGGAAATTGCATTCGAGCACGTGACTTAATCCGCCCGTTACATTACCGCATAATATAATGTGTAAGTTATACGATCGTATTATACATGGAAACGCGAGCGTGACTTAGGCGAGTCGGCGACTTTTCCCTATTCGCTACCGTTTCTTTTCAGAGACTTTTCGTGTCTAGTCCTGCAGGCTGCACCAGAGAAAGTGCACGTGCGACTTGAATGTAAAAGTTCGAAAGgaggaaattaaataaaatttacatatatactttaattacctataaaaattaaattttcattaaaaaaatttcagaattattgtacattaaattaaaaactaacatagtaaattcgatttaaaacttaaattaaataaaataaaaaaaaatataattaagtactTGGTTTAATTTCCtcaaatttgatttataatgtactgtatatatacaaaagttCTGATTGCATATTGAAAGAATAAATGCATATGTGACAATATTTATACTGCGAGTAAATATCTCGCAATAAGAACTGGTAAGTGTTATTGAGTGACGCGTACGAGAGCTCGTACAATTGTATTACTAATTAGCTAATAGTCAAATATGTATCTAATTACATTTTCGAGTGGAATATTCGGTAACATTTATCGCACTAGGAACGGTGAATTGTAACGGTTCAACCGGTCCGCACGAATGCGGTATTCATCACGAAGATACACCTGACGTGTTCGACTAACAGATTCTACTTTATAAGGACGCCGTAAGTAGGCGGCGATCTCCTTTCTACGGTTAACCCATCTTTTTAACCACTCTCCATTTAGTCAATTTGTAGACCTTTACATAGCAAAAAATGTCAACAGCTTTATTacacttaattaatttttttaacgttgcGTATCTTTGTCTACATAATTTccgaattattaaattaattagtataattataactattatatattagttgAAGTAATGCCCAATGTTTgaaagtaaacaaaaaacatttgaTTTTAAAGCTACATCTGCCGCAAATACTCCTTcttttgttgaaaaaagattctgcaatatcacaaaatttaaaagtgtgaattaaaaaaacgacCATATTATAGTAtcgaaaataataagttttaaaattttgatgatcaaagaaaattattttcagatctgtatctagctaaatttttaaatactatttaGCAAAATCGTTCTTTCCGTGATATAATACTTCTTTTGCTTATTGCAtgtatttgattaatttatttatcagttATTTTATGGCACGCATGTTTTCTTTTGTCACTCTGCAACcaaaggagaagaaagaatCTGATTAATATCTGATTCGGTATTTGTCAAGCGGACGTTAATAAGCCGttcaatatttatgttttatatatttttaataaaatatatatcgatcaacagaaagttgaaattatcgttaattaactttaataagATGGTATGCAATTACATCTTATTAATTGAGTGACTGATATAAATACGAATGAATGTCTCGCGAAGGAGACTGTTTCGCTATTGCGAGTCATTCGCAGAAAAACCGCGAAGATATCttagaattgattttctttaattcagCCCGATGTGAGATGTGACGCGAATGCCGTAAGAGAGCCTGGGAAATCCGGGCGCCTCTCTTGCGCGGTCGTTAAAGTCTTTGGCTGCGTCACGCAATCCTACGCGTTTCATTCACCGCTTTAATGAACCCGCGTTATATTATTACGCAAATGATATAAAACGCATCTCGGATAAATGTCtcgtttaaaattaagaaggaaaaaatgtaaggaaatttataaaacttccCTTTCTCTCGTTATCAGTATTTACATCTTCACTCACGTAACGTAAGTATTTGAAAGACAATGTAAGACAAAATCTAAAGGAacatattttcaaagaaatctCCTAAATTTTTACCACGTAgaaatttagataatttttcaaagttgTTTTCTTACGGTTTATGTGcatgataatgataaaaacaagaaagatatttttttttcagactTTTATACAAAGaacattctttattaatattgctaCTAACAATTTCAATGATTTTTCTTCGGTATCAGTAATCATTTCCTTAACAtagatattatagataattgGTGTACTTTTGGATAACTTTTTGCTTACGGAATGTggtggtttttttttcaaatattttcacatattaCAATTTCTTGTCGTCtatcatcgcgattttttttttttagtaatatgTAATACAAGGTATTTTTTATAGGAGCTTATTCCCGAAGGAAGCTTACCGGGTGTCGTGGTAACTGGTGTTTCAGCATTGGCTGTCAGGGAAAAGGCGACCCCGCCTAAGAGGCAGAGACCCAGCAGGAAACATCTTTCCTGGATACGCATCCTACCGCATTCTTCTGCACAGACGTATATACACGTAAACACTCGCTCGTTCACACGCACCCCACTAATTTCGTCGGCGAAAAGACCGGAAACGGGGATCAGGAAGGGAAAATCCAAGTCCGCGTTCTCCTGCGCGGTGAGGCTGCTGCCCGCGACCAGCAACGCGCGTGAACCAACAACGCGGGAACAACGGGCAGTCCGTGGCTGACTGAAACGAGTTTCAGAGACTTGGATGGcgtggagagaaagagagagagaaagagagaacggtCCACTTCGTATGTGCGTATGTATGTGAAGGGGActgagggagagagggagcgagagagggaaagagaggcagagaaagaaagagagaaagagtagGAATTTGTAGAGTTCGCAGTTCTCGAAACACTGCCGGGGAGTCCGGGGACACCGCTGAAAGCACGCGTGCACGGTGACCGATCGACTGGCCGCTCTCTCTCGTTTCGTTGGCGATCCGTGCCGAGGCCGGAGCTGTAGTGCAGGCAGTACCGCGGTGAACGGGATTCGCCACCGCCGACGAGCCTCGCATTGGCCTACCTCTTCTTCGTGTGCGTCTTCCACCAGTTCTACCTTCTACCCGTGAGCCCGGGTACGGGTACGGCCGCGTTAGCCTTGCTACAGGTCGTAGACACTTGCACTAGGCGCCATATAAATGCATCAGCCTTCGTACGCCAGATACATTTTCTAaagacattttcaaaaatgttgCACCGTATttagaaatcagaaattagaaaacaatGAGCGACAATAATAgcataaatagaaataaataagtaataattaaataaaaattacgtctAAGAATTAGCACCGTTCATTAGCTCCATTTTATTtcctttgattttaattattgaattgaATCGatgtttaatacaaatttttattgaagaaagttggatttttattataaattgattttaaatttaaaatgtttagtaaGTTTCGTCAacactaatataattttaaatagtaaatactATAAATCCACGAAAATGAAAAACAATGATTAATATGAGTACACATGTcgtattgcattttattacaCAACTCCTGGGACGCGTATAACATACAATTTagactaaataaattttcggtCATAGGGTGAAATCTTAAGCCTAActtttttgtgaattttatacattttgctTTTAAACTATTCGGATTACTTAAAACATAGCTTTATACCAGGTTGGAAGTGTAATATCACTTGAACCAGTCTTTATtgaaagattataatttttttcaagttaaaatgtgttaaaaatcTGTTTTCAATTTATCTGGATAAACAATACATATTAAGAACAATATCTGAGTTTTGTATTTTAGATAAAGCCTTTAAGAATTATGTTGCTTGCTGTCTTCGCAATGCGGAAGTACATGGCGATAAACATTTCATGTAGATGTAAAGAActtgaaaatttgtctttctgaaattgatttttaaggACAAAGGACACGAAATCTTCATTCTCTTTCATTCGTATTCAAATACGTTACTTTCTCTGCTATTTATTCAGTCAAGTCCTGATTAGATTAGAGATTTCTTcaacaattctttaagaaaatttagttttgtacaaattttttggcATGATGCCAATATTTTCGAGATGACATAAAGCTAATAAATTCGATCTGAGGTCCGTGATAAGCTAATTCGTAATAGTGACATCAGCACAGCTTCTGAACGTTTCCTGGGGGCCACAGCCCA
This sequence is a window from Temnothorax longispinosus isolate EJ_2023e chromosome 11, Tlon_JGU_v1, whole genome shotgun sequence. Protein-coding genes within it:
- the Sas gene encoding putative epidermal cell surface receptor, which gives rise to MRIQERCFLLGLCLLGGVAFSLTANAETPVTTTPGTNGEDTLGVQPLRTEWRNDTTETRTVYPTKEADVKTTTEAKKKTVIDFKAKGDQKYQKPVVKDDDARRVADSDAPMTSSISPTTTAMKVDQSSATVKSMDATGVTIPFLLHGVPIVAVTRTTPPSSLAAQGTTSGAVGAQMTEETTSSRGRALNVTASEPMNSLHANITDLSDISMDEDDKEVEGGEYIAPHNETAINISSTLLPKASVCNHGNRTYSAGEKVVRDCEEKCVCSESGIMECQPLCIYPYVRAGRDYKDPLCQEKLVVEEPCCAVILCPDSDTEPDETCVFGNITVARGERVEDGCSRICICEAGGHLKCQPRPKCPPNDTIAKQHDRCVALTDPSDHCCTVTLCDVTLADHEFRLENSTDLSVQLMDVKVLNSTAIKLKLSAKNPQDVTIEISQDNHVWRQQNPDKDGIVSSLEPAHTYYVRVAEGSRTGLAIQVSLPAEVVKTNISEKTSDKNTCNYRGKSYKIGAEWYDECISFCTCTEGGKSECATIECPTDFGLDLLDPHCLDWETVPANFVPKAPQCCPQEVRCRNNGSCNYEGVTYDNWSELPSNVTGCERRCYCEMGNVSCHAACKFVPALPPANLPCPPHEATLTHVPANPCCTQWTCGYPSSQLPGVNVTTAYPGPLATNTFDRQTIDNIKRPNNKSEMFKPSQEPEHSTSPSSEDPKTDQTHTDTTAHGPPHYPMDPGHPTVPYNGPYSPDFLSTHLNVEDIFHLPVHSEKPISIPKEKSKSKSDSKKPVESLKPHKDMIDQYFPGPLAPDRFSDKAASMPTYPINENQPAPGSLNPNKWTSLQKDRPNDQAQFIPLHPQPDTSDPGFSFAHSNGENTSPVNYNNQYSAVGLPHQGSIPLKSDTIDPNVIVPKKKTTPSNPFVDAEKSKPSSVLPDRPKQGQRNPDHETLPEQLYHLINSQHPGLIQLNHTPPQGHPALYDLHQQISSQKQPSGNRGQQPPYFGTAAAAPIAPKKTTKPHVFAQKDENGQTTYHIHTPDIPNTPQQIEELLAHIGQHDPNPGPFQPYPGQPAIPHNVPNGPLPTLPLHIDAHIPQSGLTHLNHPLAAQTPSQSGLDHNIVPPGFALPGGITGFPAASPSNEVTMQILEALDEHTVRLVFTVPQVLVGLHGRVELRYTSDKTNFDPSTWKAQVFAPPNDLIATPQLEFELGDLKPMTEYKVKITVKLKDLANSPTSKIYSVRTLEKHAEVTTLPPQIPIDAELRIAETNSTWVNVMWKKFTEYELQFIDGVQLRYKEYDSKVYAATPLIHRAVTNYVIENLKPSTTYEVGIYFIPFPGQLTELISEKTIQVATFTEPDPYSFDVKVEIKTIKSTDVEVSWSGVPYPEDKYVNIYRAIYQSDTGKEDTSTFKIAKRDAHAKTVIGDLKPGTRYRLWLEIYLTNGRIKKSNVQDFVTKPGVLLPATVSQQAGKFASLPLHEGDYYGPLVIVAIVASLAILSTLILLMMLMKRRTSSKADISPRKTTSAYDNPSYKTCEDAVTIPNGRNKTTADHEMATINSNVKETA